ATAGAGGTATCGTTGAGTATCGTTCTACCAGCAAAGCCGCCCGCGCCAGCATGCCAAGCACGTTCGCTTTCAGGCACTAAGTTATAAATTTTATTATCGTTATTATCCAAGATCAGATAGTGGGCGCTCACATTTCCAGTGGTCAGTGTTTTTATAGATCTGGCATTATCTGAGACGGTGTAGTGCAGGACTATGGATTTAATCCGCTCGCTTTTGCCAGTGGCTTGATAGGTTTCGCTATCAATAACGAAGGGTTCAGTATTCGCTATTTGGGTGTTATTAGTGGTCACGCAGCCAACTAAAGGCAGCGTTAAGGCACATGCTAATGCTAAAAAGATATTTTTTGCCATGAAATGCTAACCCTTTTTAATCTTCTTTGCCAAAACCTTCTTCCAACTCTCTTCCAAACACTCAATCGCAAGCCAAGGTTCAATAACTTCTGCGGCAAATTTCTCTTTTGAGTTTGATAACTGCCACAGTTTCTCAAGTGTCGCAAAAGGATAGGGGCGTTCGATTAAATATACCGGTAAATCAGCGCTGATCATGCCATCACGAACGACTTGAAAATACCAACCAGCGATGCCTTGTTTGCTGACCCAAGACGCAATATTTGGCACTTTGGTAAATTGTCCGATTTGGTCATTGATTTTGTAGCAGGGGCGGCGCGGTTGGACGATACGTAATTGCACGCTGTCGCCACCATTCCCATCAATGCTTTCATCTTGACCATACTGAAAAACGTCACCAATACAAACTGTCGCTTCCGTCATTTCTAGCAAACCATTTACTGCTTCTGTAGTGAGGTTTTCACCCAATGTGCCAACACGCACTTTCAAGCTAAACTCTGCATTAATCTTGTCATAAGTCGCCGTCGCTAGTTGATGTACTGCTTTTAGTGGACCACCATGATGACGTCTATCGGCTTGCTCATCAGTTGTGAGACCCATAAAGTTGACAGCGACGTGTGCTTTGATTGGTGCTTTATCGATGGCGCTCATTTCTTCACGGGTAAATGGCATGGCTTTGCCAGCGCGAACGCAGGTGAGGGTAGCGATATGGAGCGGCAAGGTTTGGTTAAAGTCAGCAGTATTTTTTTGGCTAGAAGATGCTATCGTTTTTGAGTTTATAGGTTGTATGTTCATAGGTTCTAAGTTCATAAGTCATTCCTAATCTATAGGGATTTATTAGGGGAGAGGTTATATCGATATTGGTATTAATAATGCGTATTATCTTAGCTTAATCATTCCTCTAATGGTAAGAATTCAGCCGTTTAAAATTTAACCGTATTTTGAATTTTATTAGCACAGTAAATTTTAGACAAAAAAAGACCAGAATAGATATCTGGTCTTTTTCTTAAGCAGCTTTGGCAATAAATAAGATTATTTATTTTTATTACGACGACCAGCTGTTTTCTTCTCACGCGGTACAGCAACCAGC
The window above is part of the Psychrobacter cryohalolentis K5 genome. Proteins encoded here:
- a CDS encoding MOSC domain-containing protein; translation: MNLEPMNIQPINSKTIASSSQKNTADFNQTLPLHIATLTCVRAGKAMPFTREEMSAIDKAPIKAHVAVNFMGLTTDEQADRRHHGGPLKAVHQLATATYDKINAEFSLKVRVGTLGENLTTEAVNGLLEMTEATVCIGDVFQYGQDESIDGNGGDSVQLRIVQPRRPCYKINDQIGQFTKVPNIASWVSKQGIAGWYFQVVRDGMISADLPVYLIERPYPFATLEKLWQLSNSKEKFAAEVIEPWLAIECLEESWKKVLAKKIKKG